Proteins from a single region of Burkholderiales bacterium:
- a CDS encoding branched-chain amino acid ABC transporter ATP-binding protein/permease, whose amino-acid sequence MSRYAHPMAVLAFGAVLIAGAAFVSNAYYLGVAFMICVYYLCAAGMNVLVGFAGQKSLGQAGLFAAGAYGVALLTTRTEIDPWLALVLAAAIAGVAGIVIALPSLRVRGPYLAMVTLAFGVGVEKLVAESTELFGGAQGIFNIRPLTWRGAPLTAQQWVGVAVALSVATHLLLRNLLTGRFGRAMLSLQADEIAAASVGVRVYRAKVLAFVIAAVTCGIAGALVAQQNQYINSDFITIHLSIFILLLVLFGGGGSLGGPLVGALMLTLIDTFLARWPSVQHFVYGSLLLFALYAMPRGVMGVVEPWWRRRGRAAPSAIAAEATPWRGGGAGGGEDLLVVDRISKNYGGVRPAQAVSFVLQRGHVHALIGPNGAGKSTIINILTGVVPADEGRASFSGHDLVGLAPHAICTLGVARTFQNLRLFADLSVLENVLTGRHTRMNNGFLPSFFALPLARREEASARSHALGLLELVGLTAYAEQPAGSLPYGLQRRVELARALATEPQLLLLDEPAAGLNPQETAELGDLLLRIGRAGVTILMVEHHMDLVMRISDHVIVLDYGVKISEGSPAQVQSDPKVIEAYLGAADATAAPHVEPRVQNAGA is encoded by the coding sequence ATGAGCCGGTACGCCCACCCGATGGCGGTGCTCGCGTTCGGCGCGGTGCTGATCGCCGGGGCCGCGTTCGTGTCGAACGCGTACTACCTGGGCGTCGCGTTCATGATCTGCGTCTACTACCTGTGCGCGGCGGGAATGAACGTGCTGGTCGGATTCGCCGGACAGAAGTCGCTCGGCCAGGCCGGGCTCTTCGCCGCCGGCGCATACGGCGTGGCGTTGCTGACCACGCGCACCGAGATCGATCCGTGGCTCGCGCTCGTGCTCGCGGCGGCGATCGCCGGCGTCGCGGGCATCGTGATCGCGCTGCCGTCGCTGCGCGTCCGGGGACCCTACCTCGCGATGGTGACGCTCGCCTTCGGCGTCGGCGTCGAGAAGCTGGTCGCCGAGTCGACCGAACTGTTCGGCGGCGCCCAGGGCATATTCAACATCCGGCCCCTCACGTGGCGAGGAGCGCCGCTCACCGCGCAGCAGTGGGTGGGTGTCGCCGTCGCGCTGTCGGTCGCGACGCACCTCCTGTTGCGCAACCTGCTGACGGGCCGCTTCGGCCGCGCCATGCTGTCGCTGCAGGCGGACGAGATCGCCGCCGCGTCGGTGGGCGTGCGCGTGTACCGGGCGAAGGTGCTGGCGTTCGTCATCGCGGCCGTCACCTGCGGCATCGCCGGGGCGCTCGTCGCGCAGCAGAACCAGTACATCAACTCGGATTTCATCACCATCCACCTGTCCATCTTCATCCTGCTGCTCGTGCTCTTCGGCGGCGGCGGCTCGCTGGGCGGTCCGCTGGTCGGCGCACTGATGCTGACGCTGATCGACACGTTCCTCGCGCGCTGGCCGTCGGTGCAGCACTTCGTGTACGGGTCGCTGCTGCTGTTCGCGCTCTACGCGATGCCGCGCGGCGTGATGGGGGTCGTGGAGCCCTGGTGGCGGCGCCGCGGCCGCGCGGCCCCGTCCGCGATCGCCGCCGAGGCGACGCCGTGGCGCGGCGGCGGCGCGGGCGGCGGCGAGGATCTGTTGGTGGTGGACCGGATCAGCAAGAACTACGGGGGAGTCCGCCCCGCGCAGGCGGTCTCGTTCGTGTTGCAGCGTGGTCACGTACATGCGCTGATCGGTCCCAACGGCGCGGGCAAGAGCACGATCATCAACATCCTGACCGGCGTCGTGCCGGCCGACGAAGGGCGTGCCAGTTTCTCGGGCCACGACCTCGTTGGACTCGCGCCGCACGCGATCTGCACGCTCGGCGTGGCCCGAACGTTCCAGAACCTGCGCCTGTTCGCCGACCTCTCGGTGCTGGAAAACGTGCTGACCGGCCGCCACACGCGGATGAACAACGGATTCCTGCCGTCGTTCTTCGCGTTGCCGCTGGCGCGCCGGGAGGAAGCGTCCGCACGCTCGCACGCACTGGGGCTGCTCGAACTCGTCGGCCTGACGGCCTATGCGGAACAGCCGGCCGGCAGCCTTCCCTACGGCCTGCAGCGACGCGTCGAGCTGGCGCGCGCGCTCGCCACCGAGCCGCAACTGCTGCTGCTCGACGAGCCGGCGGCCGGCCTGAATCCGCAGGAGACGGCAGAACTCGGCGACCTCCTGCTGCGCATCGGACGCGCCGGGGTCACCATCCTCATGGTCGAGCACCACATGGACCTGGTGATGCGGATCTCGGACCACGTGATCGTGCTCGACTACGGCGTGAAGATCTCCGAGGGCAGCCCGGCGCAGGTGCAATCCGATCCCAAGGTGATCGAAGCCTATCTCGGCGCGGCCGACGCCACGGCCGCGCCTCACGTCGAACCCAGGGTGCAGAATGCTGGAGCTTGA
- a CDS encoding branched-chain amino acid ABC transporter permease yields the protein MDTALLQALLSGAAVGGAYALVALGFSITFTTTKTLNFGQGEFVSAGAFVGASVLLISLGKPFTATSFSGADPGTLAQLGALLAAMTLMGLIGWLLYAVGVRPFIGRPGMAWVMSTLGFGVILQSVGLAIWGPKPLVVPAPVDDRVLRIMGLGVRPQELLMLFVSLVVMLVFDYVMRRTAVGKAMRAVAHSSQVATLMGINVQAVMIGAFVVSTALAGLSGFMLAPVAQASLYLGFAVGLKGFSAAILGGLSSPRGCVAGGFLLGILESVINLWSAQWREVAIFALVIVALALRPTGLFGSRMVEKV from the coding sequence ATGGACACCGCACTGCTGCAAGCACTGCTGAGCGGCGCCGCCGTGGGCGGTGCATACGCCCTCGTGGCCCTCGGGTTCAGCATCACGTTCACGACGACCAAGACGCTCAACTTCGGCCAGGGCGAGTTCGTGTCGGCGGGCGCGTTCGTCGGCGCCAGCGTGCTGCTGATTTCGCTGGGGAAACCGTTCACGGCCACGTCGTTCTCCGGCGCCGATCCCGGCACGCTGGCCCAGCTCGGCGCGCTGCTGGCCGCGATGACCCTGATGGGACTGATCGGCTGGTTGCTGTACGCGGTGGGCGTGCGGCCGTTCATCGGGCGCCCCGGCATGGCGTGGGTCATGAGCACGCTGGGGTTCGGCGTGATCCTCCAGAGCGTCGGCCTCGCGATCTGGGGTCCCAAGCCCCTGGTCGTGCCGGCGCCGGTGGACGACCGGGTGCTCCGCATCATGGGCCTGGGCGTGCGCCCGCAGGAATTGCTGATGCTCTTCGTCTCGCTGGTGGTCATGCTCGTGTTCGACTACGTGATGCGGCGCACGGCCGTGGGCAAGGCGATGCGCGCGGTCGCGCACAGCAGCCAGGTCGCCACGCTGATGGGCATCAACGTGCAGGCGGTAATGATCGGCGCGTTCGTGGTGAGCACCGCCCTGGCGGGCTTGTCCGGGTTCATGCTCGCCCCGGTCGCGCAGGCATCGCTCTACCTCGGCTTCGCGGTGGGCCTCAAGGGGTTCAGCGCGGCGATCCTCGGAGGCTTGAGCAGCCCGCGCGGCTGCGTCGCGGGCGGGTTCCTGCTGGGCATCCTCGAGTCGGTCATCAACCTGTGGTCGGCGCAGTGGCGCGAGGTGGCGATCTTCGCGCTGGTCATCGTCGCGCTCGCGTTGCGCCCGACCGGATTGTTCGGTTCGCGGATGGTCGAGAAGGTATGA
- a CDS encoding ABC transporter substrate-binding protein, which produces MKIASNVARLLVGAAFAAAGAVASAQDIKLGFNGDLSASPSAQSGTAGVLGIQAAIDDINAAGGVLGRKLVLVVRDDLSQPPKSIQNMNELIDNEKVVAVLGPTNSGNALAWRHIPNQKKVVSMQMIATGTDITKPMSPGADNYMFRITLTDREQVVGVMAYAKKAGAKKVGFLVETTGYGQGGLKDLQEIGKLQGFDVVATERMAVTDTDVTSQLNKMKAAGVDTLFVWAQGTPMGQVIRSMEKIGYFPRLLSSLAADNITFYDAAGKTLAEKPIFMRTMVEPATPAQKALFERVKGKLAAPSAFPFVVLGYDGVQVIAAAIRQAGTATDGVKIREALESLNVPVAGVMKTYQHPFTKEGHEGLLAKDLVFVRWSDGKLVRVNDEVTAALTAADFKR; this is translated from the coding sequence ATGAAGATCGCATCGAACGTTGCTCGTCTTCTCGTCGGCGCGGCGTTCGCCGCCGCGGGCGCGGTAGCTTCCGCGCAGGATATCAAGCTGGGTTTCAACGGCGACCTGTCGGCGTCGCCGTCGGCGCAGAGCGGCACGGCGGGCGTGCTCGGCATTCAGGCGGCGATCGACGACATCAACGCGGCCGGGGGCGTGCTCGGCAGGAAGCTGGTGCTGGTGGTCCGCGACGACCTGTCGCAGCCGCCGAAGTCGATCCAGAACATGAACGAACTGATCGACAACGAGAAGGTCGTGGCGGTGCTCGGCCCGACCAACTCGGGCAATGCCCTGGCATGGCGGCACATCCCGAACCAGAAGAAGGTCGTGTCGATGCAGATGATCGCCACCGGCACCGACATCACCAAGCCGATGAGCCCGGGCGCCGACAACTACATGTTCCGTATCACGCTGACCGACCGCGAACAGGTGGTCGGCGTGATGGCCTACGCGAAGAAGGCCGGCGCGAAGAAGGTGGGCTTTTTGGTCGAGACCACCGGGTACGGGCAGGGTGGACTCAAGGACCTGCAGGAGATCGGGAAGCTGCAGGGCTTCGACGTCGTGGCGACCGAACGCATGGCGGTGACGGACACCGACGTGACGTCGCAGCTGAACAAGATGAAGGCGGCAGGCGTGGACACGCTGTTCGTGTGGGCGCAGGGAACGCCCATGGGACAGGTCATACGCAGCATGGAGAAGATCGGCTATTTCCCCCGCCTGCTCTCCTCGCTGGCCGCCGACAACATCACCTTCTACGACGCGGCAGGCAAGACGCTGGCCGAGAAGCCGATCTTCATGCGCACGATGGTCGAACCGGCGACGCCCGCGCAGAAGGCTTTGTTCGAGCGCGTGAAGGGCAAGCTCGCCGCGCCGAGCGCGTTCCCCTTCGTGGTTCTCGGCTACGATGGCGTGCAAGTGATCGCGGCGGCGATCCGGCAGGCCGGGACGGCGACCGACGGCGTCAAGATCCGCGAGGCGCTCGAATCGCTGAACGTGCCGGTGGCCGGCGTCATGAAGACCTATCAGCATCCCTTCACGAAGGAGGGCCACGAAGGACTCCTCGCCAAAGACCTCGTGTTCGTCAGGTGGTCCGACGGCAAGCTGGTGCGGGTGAACGACGAGGTGACCGCGGCGCTGACTGCCGCCGATTTCAAGCGTTGA
- a CDS encoding ABC transporter substrate-binding protein — protein sequence MKIASNVGRLLAGTAFAVAGAVAFAQDIKLGFNGDLSASPSAQSGTAGVLGIQAAIDDINAAGGVLGKKLVLVVRDDLSQPPKSIQNMNELIDNEKVSAVFGPTNSGNALAWRHIPNQKKVVSMGNIASGTDITKPMSPGADNYMFRISMADREQVVGVMAHAKKAGAKKVGYLVETTGYGQGGLKDLQEIGKLHGFDVVANERMAVADTDVTSQLNKMKAAGADTIFVWTQGTPLGQVIRSMEKVDYFPRVYSSWAADNITFYDAAGKTLAEKPIFMRTMVEASTPAQKALFDRLKAKLAAPSAFAFSAHGYDATHVVAAAMRQAGTTTDGDKIREALESLKTPVKGVMKTYNPPFTRENHEGLSAADFVFVRWSNGKLVRVEDAITASLTPADFKR from the coding sequence ATGAAGATCGCATCGAACGTTGGTCGTCTTCTCGCCGGCACGGCGTTCGCCGTGGCGGGTGCGGTGGCTTTTGCGCAGGACATCAAGCTCGGCTTCAACGGCGACCTGTCGGCGTCGCCGTCGGCGCAGAGCGGTACGGCCGGGGTGCTCGGCATCCAGGCGGCGATCGACGACATCAACGCGGCCGGGGGGGTGCTCGGCAAGAAGCTGGTGCTCGTGGTCCGCGACGACCTGTCGCAGCCGCCGAAGTCGATCCAGAACATGAACGAGCTGATCGACAACGAGAAGGTCTCGGCCGTCTTCGGGCCGACCAACTCGGGCAACGCCCTGGCATGGCGGCACATCCCGAACCAGAAGAAGGTCGTGTCGATGGGGAACATCGCCAGCGGCACCGACATCACCAAGCCGATGAGCCCGGGCGCCGACAACTACATGTTCCGCATCTCGATGGCGGACCGCGAACAGGTCGTCGGCGTGATGGCCCATGCGAAGAAGGCCGGCGCGAAGAAGGTCGGCTACCTGGTCGAGACCACCGGGTACGGGCAGGGCGGATTGAAGGACCTGCAGGAGATCGGGAAGCTGCACGGTTTCGACGTCGTCGCCAACGAACGCATGGCGGTCGCCGACACGGACGTCACGTCGCAGTTGAACAAGATGAAGGCCGCGGGCGCGGACACGATCTTCGTGTGGACGCAGGGTACCCCGCTGGGGCAGGTGATTCGCAGCATGGAGAAGGTCGACTACTTCCCGCGCGTGTACTCGTCCTGGGCCGCCGACAACATCACCTTCTACGACGCGGCCGGGAAGACGCTCGCCGAGAAGCCGATCTTCATGCGCACGATGGTCGAGGCGTCGACGCCCGCGCAGAAGGCGCTGTTCGATCGGCTGAAGGCCAAGCTCGCGGCACCGAGCGCGTTCGCCTTCTCCGCCCACGGCTACGACGCGACGCACGTGGTCGCCGCTGCGATGCGGCAGGCCGGGACCACGACCGACGGTGACAAGATCCGCGAGGCGCTCGAGTCGCTGAAAACGCCGGTGAAGGGCGTCATGAAGACCTACAACCCGCCGTTCACGCGGGAGAACCACGAGGGGCTCTCGGCCGCCGACTTCGTGTTCGTCAGGTGGTCGAACGGCAAGCTCGTGCGGGTCGAAGACGCGATCACCGCGTCGCTGACCCCCGCGGATTTCAAGCGCTGA
- a CDS encoding glucose 1-dehydrogenase produces the protein MAPRVLDGRLALVTGAGQGNGRAIALGLARAGASVVATDVDTPTVQQTAADIKAAGGRAWAYRLDVTNAAECTGLAATVAREVGRVDLLVNNAGIVIREAFDHVDAVAHAKRTFQVNVEGTLNVTHAWLADLRATKGCIVNLASIGSFVGLPGVVGYSPSKGAIKMLTQSLAGELAKDGVRVNAIAPAVVATAMTTATRENPERLARFMQRTPMGRVAEPEELIGPVVFLASDMASYITGVTLPVDGGYLAV, from the coding sequence ATGGCGCCGCGCGTGCTCGATGGCAGGCTCGCGCTCGTCACCGGGGCAGGACAGGGCAACGGGAGGGCGATCGCACTGGGGCTGGCGCGCGCCGGCGCCTCGGTCGTGGCGACCGACGTCGACACGCCGACGGTGCAGCAGACGGCGGCGGACATCAAGGCCGCGGGCGGGCGCGCCTGGGCGTACCGGCTCGACGTCACGAACGCCGCCGAATGCACGGGGCTCGCCGCCACCGTGGCGCGGGAGGTCGGCCGCGTCGATCTCCTCGTCAACAATGCAGGTATCGTGATCCGCGAAGCGTTCGATCACGTCGACGCAGTCGCCCACGCGAAGCGGACGTTCCAGGTGAACGTCGAGGGCACGCTCAACGTCACCCACGCCTGGCTCGCCGACCTGCGCGCGACCAAGGGCTGCATCGTCAACCTCGCGTCGATCGGGTCGTTCGTCGGCCTGCCCGGTGTCGTCGGGTACTCGCCTTCGAAGGGCGCGATCAAGATGCTCACGCAGTCGCTCGCGGGGGAGCTGGCGAAGGACGGCGTGCGCGTCAACGCGATCGCGCCGGCCGTCGTCGCCACGGCCATGACCACCGCGACCCGCGAGAACCCCGAACGCCTCGCCCGGTTCATGCAGCGCACGCCGATGGGTCGCGTCGCGGAACCCGAGGAACTCATCGGACCCGTGGTGTTCCTGGCATCCGACATGGCCAGTTACATCACGGGTGTCACGTTGCCGGTGGACGGCGGCTATCTCGCCGTCTGA
- a CDS encoding amidohydrolase: MIIDFRVRPPFKSFLDSFLYRPRNPNPDPVTISGLQIGIEPYRSFREKSMTAFMEEFEQAGLSLGVLMGRQAPAPYGSVPNEEVAELVRLYPKRFIGFGAVGSADPAASVREIERIVDLGLRGVAMDNGYWKRYDDDETLFPVYEAVEKAELILSLTSSMYIGDDMTFSMPVHIQRVARKFPNLKITVPHGGWPWTTEMCAVAFQCTNVYLVPDFYMHLPNIPGAEQYLRSANSFLSHRLLFASSYPVRPLGQSVRQFRELEFATDEIRQRCLGTNALRLLGIELAKH, from the coding sequence ATGATCATCGACTTTCGTGTCCGCCCTCCATTCAAGAGCTTCCTCGACAGCTTCCTGTACCGCCCACGGAATCCGAATCCCGATCCGGTGACGATCTCGGGTCTCCAGATCGGCATCGAGCCTTACCGCTCCTTCCGCGAGAAGTCCATGACCGCGTTCATGGAGGAGTTCGAACAAGCTGGACTGTCGCTGGGCGTCCTGATGGGACGTCAAGCTCCCGCGCCTTACGGCTCGGTGCCAAACGAAGAGGTCGCCGAATTGGTGCGCCTGTACCCGAAACGATTCATCGGCTTCGGTGCAGTCGGGAGCGCCGATCCTGCCGCGTCAGTTCGCGAAATCGAGCGAATCGTGGATCTCGGCTTGCGCGGCGTCGCCATGGACAACGGATATTGGAAGCGCTACGACGACGACGAAACTCTCTTTCCTGTCTATGAGGCGGTTGAGAAAGCGGAACTGATCTTGTCGTTGACGAGCAGCATGTACATCGGGGACGACATGACCTTCTCAATGCCCGTGCATATCCAAAGAGTCGCGCGAAAGTTCCCGAACCTCAAGATTACGGTCCCTCATGGAGGATGGCCGTGGACCACGGAGATGTGCGCAGTCGCCTTTCAGTGCACGAATGTTTACCTGGTGCCCGACTTCTACATGCATCTTCCGAATATCCCGGGCGCGGAACAGTACCTCCGTTCCGCGAACTCCTTCTTGAGCCACCGGTTGCTCTTTGCGAGCAGCTACCCCGTTCGGCCGCTTGGGCAAAGCGTTCGTCAGTTTCGAGAACTCGAGTTCGCAACCGACGAGATTCGACAGCGCTGCTTGGGAACGAATGCGCTGAGATTGCTGGGCATTGAGCTGGCCAAGCACTGA
- a CDS encoding NADH:flavin oxidoreductase, with product MTIPGPGGTAGLDWLFHAFKLGGVELRNRIVMAPMTRRRSPGGVPNEHVIDYYRRRADGGVGLIISEGTYIDHPAANAHPGVPAFHGDEALHAWSRVLGAVHEAGARMFPQLWHVGSVRRPGVEPDPTVPGCGPISIWENGTQVVRALTKADIAAVVESYARAAANAERLGFDGVEVHGAHGYLLDQFFWRQTNTRHDEYGGPLANRVRFAVETVGAIRNAVSRDFPVVFRFSQWKSSDYSAQIAATPQELSEILLPLVGAGVDCFHVSTRRFWEPAFPGSEATLAEWTRRLSGKPVIAVGSVGLDRPHESRLFRDTANIAAEVVGVDRVLEHLQRGAFDLVAIGRALIADPDWAKKVRSNQMSRIEPFTKANLESYF from the coding sequence ATGACAATCCCTGGCCCAGGAGGCACTGCCGGCTTGGATTGGCTGTTCCACGCGTTCAAACTGGGTGGAGTCGAGTTGCGCAATAGAATCGTCATGGCGCCGATGACCCGCAGGCGGTCCCCAGGCGGAGTCCCGAACGAACATGTCATCGACTACTACCGGCGCAGGGCCGACGGCGGAGTTGGACTCATCATTTCTGAGGGGACCTACATCGACCACCCTGCGGCCAATGCGCATCCAGGCGTTCCCGCGTTCCATGGTGACGAAGCGCTGCACGCATGGTCGCGGGTCCTTGGCGCCGTTCACGAGGCCGGAGCGCGCATGTTCCCCCAGTTGTGGCATGTTGGCTCCGTGCGACGCCCCGGTGTCGAACCTGATCCGACCGTTCCTGGATGCGGGCCGATATCAATCTGGGAGAACGGCACCCAGGTTGTTCGCGCGCTGACGAAGGCCGATATCGCGGCGGTCGTCGAGTCCTATGCGCGCGCGGCTGCGAATGCGGAGCGATTGGGCTTCGACGGTGTAGAAGTGCACGGCGCACACGGCTACCTCCTGGATCAGTTCTTTTGGCGCCAGACGAACACGCGCCATGATGAGTACGGTGGCCCGCTGGCGAATCGCGTCAGATTCGCCGTTGAGACGGTTGGCGCAATCCGAAACGCTGTTTCGCGCGATTTCCCGGTGGTGTTCCGCTTCTCTCAGTGGAAGTCGAGCGACTACTCCGCCCAGATTGCGGCGACGCCCCAAGAGCTCTCCGAGATTCTGCTCCCCCTGGTAGGAGCAGGTGTCGACTGCTTCCACGTAAGTACGAGGCGATTCTGGGAACCGGCATTTCCCGGATCGGAGGCAACGCTGGCGGAATGGACGCGGCGGCTCTCAGGCAAACCGGTGATCGCGGTCGGAAGCGTAGGCCTTGACCGACCTCACGAGTCGCGCCTGTTTCGCGACACTGCCAATATCGCGGCAGAAGTGGTCGGCGTTGATCGCGTGCTGGAGCACCTGCAGCGCGGGGCCTTCGATCTTGTCGCCATCGGCCGAGCGCTCATTGCCGACCCCGACTGGGCAAAGAAGGTGCGCTCCAATCAAATGTCCCGAATAGAGCCGTTCACGAAGGCGAACTTGGAATCGTACTTCTAG